One Triticum dicoccoides isolate Atlit2015 ecotype Zavitan chromosome 4B, WEW_v2.0, whole genome shotgun sequence genomic window carries:
- the LOC119292730 gene encoding cytochrome P450 72A14-like, translating to MEVHTDHDTPGRAPGPWHVVVYAAHLRKYVISSGGTHELDIWPELKILAGDVISRTAFGSSYLEGMKIFQLQTEQAEHLITNIRRILIPGYLSLPTPNNKRMYQVNNEVESILRGLIAKRTKSVKEGESTKDDLLGLLLESNMRHTYDNGQSSMGMTIEDVIEECKTFYFAGMETTSVLLTWTMIVLSMHPKWQDRAREEVLGLFGKNKPEYEGLNRLKMVTMILYEVLRLYPPSIHFSRKTCKEVLIGDKRYPAGMMIELSVLLMHHDPDIWGSDVHEFKPERFAEGISKASKNSGAFLPFGWGPRICIGQNFALTEAKMAICMILQRFDFVLAPSYIHAPYTVVTLHPMHGAQIRLGLI from the exons ATGGAGGTCCACACGGAccatgatacaccagggcgcgccccaggcccCTGGCACGTGGTGGTGTATGCTGCTCACCTC agaaagtatgtcatTTCCAGTGGAGGTACGCACGAGCTGGATATTTGGCCGGAGCTCAAAATCCTGGCCGGAGATGTCATTTCCCGCACCGCATTCGGCAGCAGCTACCTTGAAGGAATGAAGATATTTCAGCTGCAAACCGAGCAAGCAGAGCACCTCATCACAAACATTCGGAGGATTCTCATTCCCGGCTACTT ATCTTTGCCAACCCCAAACAATAAAAGGATGTATCAGGTCAACAACGAGGTTGAATCGATTCTACGGGGTTTAATTGCAAAAAGAACTAAATCTGTCAAGGAAGGAGAAAGCACCAAAGATGACTTACTTGGCTTATTGCTAGAGTCAAACATGAGGCACACATATGACAATGGTCAATCCAGCATGGGGATGACAATTGAAGATGTCATCGAGGAGTGCAAGACGTTCTACTTTGCAGGAATGGAGACAACATCAGTACTACTCACGTGGACCATGATCGTTCTAAGCATGCATCCGAAGTGGCAGGACCGTGCAAGGGAGGAGGTCCTAGGTTTATTTGGGAAAAACAAACCTGAATACGAAGGTCTAAACCGACTTAAAATG GTGACCATGATCCTTTACGAGGTTCTTCGGTTGTATCCTCCAAGCATTCATTTTAGCCGGAAGACATGCAAGGAGGTGCTAATCGGAGACAAAAGGTACCCAGCTGGCATGATGATTGAGCTCTCCGTACTACTCATGCACCATGACCCTGACATTTGGGGAAGCGATGTGCATGAATTCAAGCCGGAGAGGTTCGCTGAGGGGATCTCCAAAGCGTCCAAGAATTCAGGCGCGTTTCTCCCATTCGGCTGGGGGCCACGGATTTGCATCGGCCAGAATTTTGCGCTTACTGAGGCCAAGATGGCGATTTGCATGATCCTTCAACGTTTCGACTTCGTGCTTGCCCCGTCCTATATTCATGCGCCATATACCGTGGTAACACTACATCCAATGCATGGCGCACAAATTAGGCTTGGACTCATCTAA